In the Engystomops pustulosus chromosome 2, aEngPut4.maternal, whole genome shotgun sequence genome, one interval contains:
- the LOC140116367 gene encoding olfactory receptor 52K1-like gives MSHVSSSRPSMNVRHDVTSNSTRLFPLQFFLLGIPGLEDLYLYLAFLFTVIYVTSVLGNFTMLFIIRIDRSLHEPMYYFLCMLSSVDLALSNSTTPKMLGILWMNTHEIYAEECLTQMFFLHSFAIMESALLLAMAFDRYVAICNPLRYTSILTKGLVMVIGVLTISRAVALMTPLPFLIRRLPFCSTNVIHHSYCEHMAVVKLACADTTFNNIFGIVVVFFIGGLDLIFIICSYIMILRAVFRLSSREARFKALGTCASHICAILSFWIPAVLSSVVHRFGHHVPVHIHILLANVYLMLPPLINPIVYGVRTKQIRNRVKSIFSANLLKCSTNVSSNVAKT, from the coding sequence ATGTCTCATGTTTCTTCATCCAGACCTTCCATGAATGTGAGACACGATGTCACATCTAATTCTACCAGGTTATTTCCCCTCCAGTTCTTCCTCCTGGGGATCCCTGGCCTTGAAGATCTCTACCTCTACCTCGCTTTCCTCTTCACTGTGATTTATGTCACATCAGTCCTCGGAAACTTCACGATGCTCTTCATCATCAGGATAGATCGGAGCCTCCATGAACCCATGTACTACTTTCTCTGCATGTTGTCCTCCGTTGACTTGGCCTTGTCCAATTCTACCACCCCTAAGATGTTGGGGATCCTTTGGATGAACACTCATGAGATATACGCTGAGGAGTGCCTCACCCAGATGTTCTTCCTCCATTCCTTTGCTATCATGGAGTCAGCTCTGCTCCTGGCTATGGCCTTTGATCGATATGTGGCTATCTGTAACCCTCTGAGATACACCTCCATACTAACCAAGGGGCTGGTCATGGTCATTGGCGTGTTGACCATTAGTAGGGCGGTGGCACTGATGACACCATTGCCTTTCCTCATAAGAAGGCTACCCTTCTGCTCGACCAACGTCATCCACCACTCCTACTGTGAGCACATGGCCGTGGTGAAGCTGGCCTGTGCCGATACCACCTTCAACAACATCTTTGGAATCGTGGTGGTATTTTTCATTGGAGGATTAGATTTGATCTTTATTATCTGTTCTTACATCATGATTCTTCGGGCCGTGTTTCGGCTTTCCTCTAGGGAGGCCAGATTCAAGGCTCTCGGCACGTGCGCCTCCCATATCTGCGCCATCCTGTCATTCTGGATTCCCGCAGTGCTGTCTTCTGTAGTCCATAGGTTTGGACATCATGTCCCGGTCCATATCCACATCTTATTGGCCAATGTGTACCTGATGCTGCCGCCTCTCATTAACCCCATAGTGTATGGTGTAAGGACCAAGCAGATTAGGAACAGGGTGAAGTCCATCTTCAGTGCAAACCTCCTCAAATGTTCCACCAATGTCTCCTCCAACGTGGCAAAGACTTAA